One window of Leifsonia sp. AK011 genomic DNA carries:
- a CDS encoding isoprenyl transferase has product MSERQAVFGRGLLYGLYQRRLRRQLSAGELPHHVAMIIDGNRRWARLRELETAAHGHRAGAAKYREFLEWCDDLGISVATLYLLSTDNLTGRTPEELDGLFEIIGDLADDLSHFRDWRIQHVGSPEGLPESLRQRLAEAEKRTASNTGLHVNLAIGYGGRREIADAMRSIVQKHENSGGTLDALAELLTPELISEHLYTGGQPDPDLIIRTSGEQRISDFMLWQSAHSELYFVEALGPDLREVDFLRAMRAYGTRHRRFGQ; this is encoded by the coding sequence GTGAGTGAGCGCCAGGCGGTATTTGGGCGCGGGCTACTGTACGGGCTCTACCAGCGCAGGCTGCGCCGTCAGTTGTCCGCCGGGGAACTCCCGCACCATGTTGCGATGATCATCGACGGCAACCGTCGGTGGGCGAGGTTGCGCGAGCTCGAGACGGCGGCCCACGGACATCGCGCCGGTGCCGCGAAGTACCGCGAGTTCCTGGAGTGGTGCGACGACCTCGGCATCTCGGTGGCGACTCTCTACCTTCTCTCGACGGACAACCTGACCGGTCGGACGCCCGAGGAACTCGACGGGCTCTTCGAGATCATCGGTGACCTGGCCGACGACCTCTCGCATTTCCGGGACTGGCGTATCCAGCACGTCGGGTCGCCGGAGGGTCTGCCCGAGTCGCTGCGCCAGCGCCTTGCCGAGGCGGAGAAGCGCACGGCATCCAACACCGGTCTCCACGTGAACCTCGCGATCGGCTACGGGGGGCGGCGCGAGATCGCCGACGCGATGCGCAGCATCGTCCAGAAGCACGAGAACTCGGGCGGCACGCTCGACGCGCTCGCCGAATTGCTGACCCCAGAGCTCATCAGCGAGCACCTGTACACAGGAGGCCAGCCGGACCCCGACCTCATCATCCGCACGTCGGGCGAGCAGCGCATCAGCGACTTCATGCTCTGGCAGAGCGCGCACAGCGAGCTCTACTTCGTGGAGGCACTCGGACCCGACCTGCGTGAGGTGGACTTCCTCCGCGCCATGCGCGCGTACGGCACGAGACACAGGAGATTCGGGCAATGA
- a CDS encoding aminotransferase class V-fold PLP-dependent enzyme: MTELAIVELDEQFTDEPGYLDFARIGPIGRPARDEESAQSSLLGRARFGTLASFEEQDARSRAAVATLLGFGPEQVVFQPSTSQAITQALFGIEGEILISTNEYPSVTVAADRAAEALGSLVPVWFTPEHGHVTPDVLRDTLTPDTAAVVVSLVDFRTGYRIDLEEVREVIGDRLLVLDAVQGFGILDVPWHLADVIASGGQKWTRAGVGTGFLALSERGAERIRPVLSGFAALQGSSVDPLETPEPPRGAQAFQLTRPDPVAAARFSASLEELAAVGVGTIGARITENVTRIIDLADEFGLPVVSPRDEAERAGIVVIEPPEHHLTYLAASLHNHGVTVTARGTRVRLSPHATTDEETFAMLRAALISYGTVAV; the protein is encoded by the coding sequence ATGACGGAACTAGCGATCGTCGAACTCGACGAACAGTTCACCGATGAGCCGGGGTATCTGGACTTCGCACGCATCGGGCCGATCGGCAGGCCGGCCCGTGACGAGGAGTCGGCCCAGTCGAGCCTCCTCGGACGTGCCCGCTTCGGCACTCTCGCCTCGTTCGAGGAGCAGGATGCCCGCTCCCGGGCCGCCGTTGCGACCCTCCTCGGCTTCGGCCCCGAGCAGGTCGTGTTCCAGCCCAGCACGAGCCAGGCCATCACCCAGGCGCTCTTCGGTATCGAGGGTGAGATCCTCATCTCCACGAACGAGTACCCGAGTGTGACGGTCGCCGCGGACCGTGCCGCAGAGGCTCTCGGATCCCTCGTGCCTGTGTGGTTCACGCCCGAGCACGGGCACGTCACCCCGGATGTTCTCCGCGACACCCTCACACCGGACACCGCCGCCGTCGTGGTGAGTCTCGTCGACTTCCGCACCGGGTACCGCATCGATCTCGAGGAGGTGCGGGAGGTCATCGGTGACCGACTGCTCGTGCTCGACGCCGTGCAGGGTTTCGGCATCCTCGACGTGCCATGGCATCTCGCCGACGTGATCGCCTCCGGTGGCCAGAAGTGGACACGAGCAGGGGTCGGCACAGGATTCCTTGCACTGAGCGAACGGGGGGCTGAGCGCATCCGCCCGGTCCTCAGCGGGTTCGCGGCATTGCAGGGTTCGTCGGTCGACCCCCTGGAGACCCCGGAGCCACCGCGGGGTGCGCAGGCTTTCCAACTCACGCGCCCCGATCCGGTGGCGGCTGCACGGTTCTCGGCGTCGCTGGAGGAGCTCGCCGCTGTGGGAGTGGGCACGATCGGTGCGCGCATCACCGAGAACGTCACGCGCATCATCGACCTCGCCGACGAGTTCGGTCTCCCCGTCGTCTCGCCGAGGGATGAGGCCGAGCGCGCTGGAATCGTCGTGATCGAGCCACCCGAGCACCACCTCACGTACCTCGCGGCGTCCTTGCACAACCACGGCGTCACTGTCACAGCGCGCGGTACTCGCGTTCGGCTCTCGCCACATGCGACGACCGACGAGGAGACTTTCGCGATGTTGCGGGCAGCGCTCATCTCGTATGGCACCGTCGCGGTCTGA
- a CDS encoding PhoH family protein yields MAELAQPKQDNTKAQAGGSDTRERTYVLDTSVLLSDPKAVFRFAEHHVVLPVVVITELEAKRNDPEIGYFARQALRNLDELRVQHERLDFPIAVGDGGSLRVELNHSNMSVLPSGLQLGDNDSRILAVAMNLAADGLEVTVVSKDLPLRVKAASIGLAAEEYRAELAVDSGWTGQVEIDLGSDQMAKLYDEEVLHTRAVQDLPVNTGLIVHSDRGSALGRVTGRGEFRLVRGDRDIFGLHGRSAEQRLAIDMLLDPEVGIVSLGGRAGTGKSALALCAGLEAVLEKQQHRKIMVFRPLYAVGGQELGFLPGDAAEKMNPWAQAVFDTLGSVVSQNVLDEVLERGMLEVLPLTHIRGRSLHDAFVIVDEAQSLERNVLLTVLSRIGQNSRVVLTHDVAQRDNLRVGRHDGVASVIETLKGHSLFGHITLTRSERSAIAALVTEMLESNELA; encoded by the coding sequence GTGGCCGAGCTAGCCCAGCCAAAGCAGGACAACACCAAGGCACAGGCGGGGGGCTCGGATACACGCGAGCGCACCTACGTGCTCGATACCTCGGTGCTACTGTCCGACCCGAAGGCCGTTTTCCGATTCGCGGAGCACCATGTCGTGCTCCCGGTGGTCGTGATCACGGAACTCGAAGCCAAGCGCAACGATCCCGAGATCGGGTATTTCGCACGCCAGGCCCTTCGCAATCTCGATGAGCTCCGCGTGCAGCACGAGCGCCTCGACTTCCCCATCGCCGTGGGCGACGGGGGCTCGCTCCGGGTGGAGCTCAACCACTCCAACATGTCCGTCCTGCCCTCGGGCCTCCAGCTCGGCGACAACGACTCTCGCATCCTTGCCGTGGCAATGAACCTCGCCGCCGACGGGCTCGAGGTCACGGTCGTCTCGAAGGATCTGCCGCTGCGTGTGAAGGCGGCATCCATCGGTCTCGCTGCCGAGGAGTACCGCGCCGAGCTCGCCGTCGATTCCGGCTGGACCGGCCAGGTCGAGATCGACCTCGGCTCCGACCAGATGGCCAAGCTGTACGACGAGGAGGTGCTCCACACGCGCGCCGTGCAGGACCTGCCCGTCAACACCGGTCTCATCGTGCACTCCGACCGCGGGTCGGCCCTCGGTCGTGTCACGGGCCGTGGCGAGTTCCGGCTCGTCCGGGGAGACCGCGACATCTTCGGCCTTCACGGGCGTTCCGCTGAGCAGCGCCTCGCCATCGACATGCTCCTCGACCCCGAGGTCGGCATCGTGTCGCTCGGCGGACGGGCGGGAACCGGAAAGTCGGCTCTCGCGCTCTGCGCCGGGCTTGAGGCCGTCCTCGAGAAGCAGCAGCACCGCAAGATCATGGTGTTCCGTCCGCTGTACGCGGTCGGAGGCCAGGAACTCGGATTCCTCCCGGGGGATGCCGCGGAGAAGATGAACCCGTGGGCGCAGGCCGTGTTCGACACCCTCGGCTCGGTGGTCTCGCAGAACGTCCTCGACGAGGTGCTGGAGCGGGGGATGCTCGAGGTGCTGCCTTTGACCCACATCCGTGGCCGCTCCCTCCACGACGCCTTCGTGATCGTCGATGAGGCGCAGTCCCTCGAGCGGAACGTGCTGCTGACCGTCCTCAGCAGGATCGGCCAGAATTCGCGGGTCGTCCTCACGCACGACGTCGCCCAGCGCGACAATCTCCGGGTCGGCCGTCACGACGGTGTCGCCTCGGTGATCGAGACGCTCAAGGGTCACTCACTCTTCGGGCACATCACGCTCACCCGCTCGGAGCGCTCCGCGATCGCGGCGCTCGTAACCGAGATGCTCGAGAGCAACGAACTCGCCTAG
- a CDS encoding prepilin peptidase, whose amino-acid sequence MPSLDTRDPRAATLDGWSLTASAVLGVATLATVGLDAKAIPALYLAAVTPPLVFADVTQRRLPNPLVLPGYPVVLTALLASGLRDGELPITAFVAGVSYLVAFVALVVGGGMGMGDAKLAGLLGLSAGLLGVAPAVATVGAAFLLGGVSAIVSVCQRSGAGIPFGPHLLAGYWIALLLFA is encoded by the coding sequence ATGCCCAGTCTCGACACCCGCGATCCACGCGCGGCTACCCTCGACGGCTGGTCGCTGACGGCATCGGCCGTGCTCGGGGTGGCCACGCTGGCGACGGTCGGTCTCGACGCGAAGGCGATCCCTGCGCTCTACCTCGCCGCGGTGACCCCACCGCTCGTGTTCGCGGATGTCACGCAGCGGCGTCTCCCCAACCCGCTGGTGCTACCGGGCTACCCCGTGGTGCTCACTGCTCTCCTCGCGAGTGGACTCCGTGACGGGGAACTCCCCATCACCGCGTTCGTGGCCGGTGTGAGCTACCTGGTGGCCTTCGTCGCCCTGGTCGTCGGGGGAGGCATGGGGATGGGGGATGCGAAGCTCGCGGGTCTCCTCGGCCTGTCCGCGGGGCTGCTTGGTGTGGCACCAGCCGTGGCAACCGTGGGCGCGGCGTTCCTGCTCGGAGGGGTGAGCGCGATCGTCTCGGTCTGCCAGCGGTCAGGTGCGGGCATCCCGTTCGGCCCCCACCTGCTCGCGGGGTACTGGATTGCGCTGCTTCTCTTCGCCTAG
- a CDS encoding aspartate ammonia-lyase, with protein sequence MTDTQFRIEHDTMGEVRVPANALYGAQTQRAVENFPISGDGLEPAQIIALARIKRAAAIVNGELGIIDPSIAKSIVAAADEIIAGKHLGDFPIDVYQTGSGTSSNMNMNEVLARLASDALGSPVHPNDHVNASQSSNDVFPTSVHLAVTSALLNDLIPSLEHLAASLEVKAELWKSVVKSGRTHLMDATPVTLGQEFAGYARQIRLGIERVKATIARVAEVPLGGTATGTGINTPAGFPQRVISVLAEDSQLPITEALDHFEAQGARDGLVEASGALRVIAVSLTKICNDLRWMGSGPNTGLAELHIPDLQPGSSIMPGKVNPVVPEAVLMVCARVIGNDATIAWSGASGNFELNVAIPVMGTALLESIRLLATSTVVLADKTIDGLEANVSRAKALAESSPSIVTPLNKIIGYEAAAKIAKHSVAQGMTVREAVIDLGFVERGEVTLEQLDTALDVMSMTHPG encoded by the coding sequence GTGACCGACACGCAGTTCCGAATCGAGCACGACACGATGGGCGAGGTTCGAGTCCCCGCCAACGCGCTGTACGGCGCACAGACCCAGCGCGCGGTGGAGAACTTCCCCATCTCGGGTGACGGCCTCGAGCCGGCACAGATCATCGCCCTCGCCCGCATCAAGCGCGCAGCCGCGATCGTCAACGGCGAGCTCGGCATCATTGATCCCAGCATCGCGAAGTCGATCGTGGCAGCGGCCGACGAGATCATCGCGGGCAAGCACCTGGGTGACTTCCCGATCGACGTCTACCAGACGGGTTCCGGCACATCGTCGAACATGAACATGAACGAGGTGCTCGCGCGGCTCGCCAGCGACGCACTCGGCTCGCCGGTGCATCCGAACGACCACGTCAACGCGTCGCAGTCGTCGAATGACGTCTTCCCCACGTCCGTGCACCTCGCCGTGACGAGCGCGCTGCTGAACGACCTGATCCCGTCGCTCGAGCACCTCGCGGCATCCCTCGAGGTCAAGGCCGAACTGTGGAAGTCCGTCGTGAAGTCGGGCCGCACCCACCTGATGGATGCCACGCCCGTGACCCTCGGGCAGGAGTTCGCCGGGTACGCCCGCCAGATTCGCCTCGGCATCGAGCGCGTCAAGGCGACGATCGCGCGCGTTGCAGAGGTGCCGCTCGGTGGCACCGCGACGGGCACGGGCATCAACACCCCGGCCGGCTTCCCGCAGCGTGTGATCTCGGTGCTCGCCGAGGACTCGCAGCTGCCGATCACCGAGGCCCTCGACCACTTCGAGGCCCAGGGTGCACGTGATGGCCTCGTGGAGGCCTCCGGCGCCCTGCGTGTGATCGCCGTCTCGCTCACGAAGATCTGCAATGACCTGCGCTGGATGGGATCCGGCCCGAACACCGGGCTGGCGGAGCTTCACATCCCGGACCTGCAGCCCGGGTCATCGATCATGCCCGGCAAGGTGAACCCCGTCGTTCCCGAGGCCGTACTCATGGTGTGTGCGCGCGTGATCGGAAACGACGCCACCATTGCCTGGTCGGGTGCCTCCGGCAATTTCGAACTGAATGTTGCCATCCCCGTCATGGGCACCGCACTTCTCGAGTCGATCAGGCTCCTGGCCACCTCCACGGTCGTACTCGCGGACAAGACCATCGACGGGCTCGAGGCGAACGTCAGCCGTGCGAAGGCGCTTGCCGAGTCGTCCCCGTCGATCGTGACGCCGCTCAACAAGATCATCGGTTACGAGGCCGCAGCGAAGATCGCCAAGCACTCCGTCGCCCAGGGTATGACCGTGCGCGAGGCCGTGATCGATCTCGGCTTCGTCGAGCGCGGCGAGGTGACGCTCGAACAGCTCGACACGGCGCTCGACGTCATGTCGATGACCCACCCGGGCTAG
- a CDS encoding carbonic anhydrase, which produces MEHGNERFVTGTPKHPRQDVDRRTEVAPAQFPHAALFGCSDSRLAAEIIFDMGLGDLFVVRNAGQVISESVVGSLEYAVGVLRVPLIVVLGHDECGAVRAAIDSQGPAAPQLSPHITNLIAPILPAVRRVAQYRRVDPEAIDAQAVGREHLRDTISELLESSEMIREAVAAGTLAIVGANYQLLEGRAVPDVAVGLENAPVG; this is translated from the coding sequence ATGGAGCACGGCAACGAGCGCTTCGTCACGGGAACGCCGAAGCATCCGCGCCAGGACGTCGATCGCCGCACGGAGGTGGCACCCGCGCAGTTCCCCCACGCCGCCCTCTTCGGATGCAGCGACTCCCGCCTCGCCGCCGAGATCATCTTCGACATGGGGCTCGGCGACCTCTTCGTCGTGCGCAACGCAGGACAGGTCATCTCCGAATCCGTGGTCGGGTCGCTCGAGTACGCCGTCGGTGTGCTCCGCGTGCCGCTGATCGTCGTGCTCGGTCATGACGAGTGCGGAGCCGTTCGCGCCGCCATCGACTCTCAGGGGCCTGCCGCTCCGCAGCTCTCGCCCCACATCACAAACCTCATTGCGCCCATCCTCCCGGCCGTGCGCCGCGTCGCCCAGTACCGCAGAGTCGATCCCGAAGCGATCGATGCGCAGGCCGTCGGACGTGAGCACCTGCGCGACACGATCTCCGAGCTGCTGGAATCCTCGGAGATGATCCGCGAGGCGGTGGCCGCCGGTACGCTGGCCATCGTGGGAGCCAACTACCAGTTGCTCGAGGGTCGTGCTGTGCCCGACGTCGCCGTCGGACTCGAGAACGCCCCCGTCGGCTAG
- a CDS encoding DUF4245 domain-containing protein — MASNEPRIVAELGRPETPQETADRRAAAAAKRRSNQTVFNLVIATVASLGVVLLLVLVVVRPDPGPAEPIDVAGIAADAEPGAGVSLVVPVLPEGWTANAARFGIVSEVPTWYVGYVTPDTQFIAVNQGIDANATWLAETLDDVSSTGTADVDGTRWMLYENRGGRDSGNHAYAMSTVIGGSTIVLHGTASDAEFQAMALAVMAELGEQ, encoded by the coding sequence ATGGCATCCAACGAGCCCCGGATCGTCGCGGAACTGGGCAGGCCGGAGACCCCGCAGGAGACGGCGGACCGTCGCGCGGCGGCCGCGGCCAAGCGACGCAGCAACCAGACGGTCTTCAACCTGGTGATCGCCACGGTCGCCTCGCTCGGCGTCGTTCTCCTGCTGGTGCTCGTTGTGGTCCGGCCGGACCCCGGCCCAGCGGAACCGATTGATGTTGCCGGGATCGCCGCCGACGCTGAGCCTGGAGCCGGTGTCTCGCTCGTGGTTCCCGTGCTGCCGGAGGGCTGGACCGCCAACGCAGCACGCTTCGGGATCGTGTCCGAGGTACCGACCTGGTACGTCGGCTACGTGACACCGGACACCCAGTTCATCGCGGTCAACCAGGGCATCGACGCCAACGCGACCTGGCTCGCGGAGACGCTCGACGACGTGTCGTCAACAGGCACCGCTGACGTGGATGGCACCCGGTGGATGCTCTACGAGAACCGTGGCGGCCGCGACTCCGGCAACCACGCCTATGCCATGTCCACCGTGATCGGCGGCTCGACGATCGTGCTCCACGGCACGGCGTCGGACGCCGAATTCCAGGCCATGGCCCTCGCCGTCATGGCCGAGTTGGGAGAACAGTGA
- a CDS encoding exodeoxyribonuclease VII small subunit: MSTPSNADVNELGYEEARDELVRVVNELEQGSSTLEESLALWERGELLAARCEEWLKGARERLDAARTAAAE; the protein is encoded by the coding sequence GTGTCAACGCCCTCGAATGCCGACGTGAACGAGCTCGGATATGAAGAGGCTCGCGATGAACTCGTCCGGGTGGTGAACGAGCTCGAGCAGGGGTCGTCCACCCTCGAGGAATCCCTGGCCCTCTGGGAGCGGGGCGAGTTGCTCGCCGCCCGCTGCGAGGAGTGGCTCAAGGGCGCGCGCGAGCGCCTCGACGCCGCCAGAACTGCAGCGGCCGAGTAA
- the xseA gene encoding exodeoxyribonuclease VII large subunit produces MREAGDRHMAIEEAPSSPDAPWPVSTLASKLKGWIERLGTAWVEGEITQWGASGGNVYGKLKDLEDDATVSFTVWSSVRARIPADLKQGDHVIAAVRPNYWLKGGTLTMQVSDMRHVGLGDLLERLERLRQKLKAEGLFEHKKPLPFLPHCIGLITGKDSDAEKDVLRNAQLRWPAVNFRVVHAAVQGERAAAEVTAAIRTLDADPDVDVIIVARGGGDFQNLLVFSDEQLVRTAASASTPIVSAIGHEADRPLLDDVADLRASTPTDAAKRVVPDVTEELARVRQARASIRSRVTHRISIEVDRLEALRSRPVLATTSWIIDTRADELSRYVSRGRDLLERTVERSAARVGELAGHLRALSPQRTLDRGYAIAQLPDGRVVRAATEAKSGERLTLTLAEGSLATTVDSDQDGRI; encoded by the coding sequence CTGAGAGAGGCTGGCGACAGGCACATGGCCATAGAAGAGGCACCCTCCTCCCCGGATGCCCCGTGGCCGGTCTCCACTCTCGCCAGCAAGCTCAAGGGCTGGATCGAGAGACTGGGCACAGCGTGGGTCGAGGGCGAGATCACCCAGTGGGGTGCTTCCGGCGGCAACGTCTACGGCAAGCTCAAGGACCTCGAGGATGACGCGACAGTCTCCTTCACCGTGTGGTCCTCCGTTCGCGCCCGCATCCCGGCTGACCTCAAGCAGGGCGACCACGTGATCGCCGCCGTGCGGCCCAACTACTGGCTCAAGGGCGGAACGCTCACGATGCAGGTGTCGGACATGCGGCACGTGGGGCTCGGCGACCTCCTCGAGCGGCTCGAACGGTTGCGCCAGAAGCTCAAGGCCGAGGGCCTCTTCGAGCACAAGAAGCCCCTCCCCTTCCTCCCGCACTGCATCGGTCTCATCACGGGCAAGGACAGCGACGCCGAGAAGGACGTGCTGCGCAACGCCCAGCTGCGCTGGCCCGCGGTCAACTTCCGGGTCGTGCACGCCGCGGTCCAGGGCGAACGGGCCGCCGCCGAGGTGACGGCCGCGATCCGCACCCTCGATGCGGACCCCGACGTCGATGTGATCATCGTCGCTCGCGGGGGCGGCGACTTCCAGAACCTGCTCGTCTTCAGCGACGAGCAGCTCGTGCGCACGGCGGCCTCGGCGAGCACGCCGATCGTCAGCGCCATTGGACATGAGGCCGACCGACCCCTGCTCGACGATGTCGCCGACCTGCGGGCATCCACCCCCACCGATGCCGCGAAGAGGGTCGTGCCGGATGTCACGGAGGAGCTTGCACGAGTGAGGCAGGCTCGCGCGAGCATCCGATCCCGCGTGACCCACCGCATCTCGATCGAGGTGGACCGGCTCGAGGCACTGCGGTCGCGCCCCGTGCTCGCCACGACCAGCTGGATCATCGATACGCGAGCCGACGAACTGTCCCGATACGTCTCGCGCGGACGCGACCTGCTGGAGCGGACCGTCGAACGCTCCGCCGCGCGCGTGGGCGAACTCGCCGGGCATCTCCGGGCACTCTCGCCCCAGCGCACGCTCGACCGTGGGTACGCCATCGCCCAGCTTCCCGACGGCCGCGTCGTGCGTGCCGCGACGGAGGCGAAGTCCGGCGAGAGACTCACCCTGACCCTTGCTGAGGGTTCGCTCGCAACCACGGTCGATTCCGACCAGGACGGTAGGATCTAA
- a CDS encoding 4-hydroxy-3-methylbut-2-enyl diphosphate reductase, with the protein MGTISNGAKATLDLPPVPARRERLKDTPAPRPKKVVLAAPRGYCAGVDRAVIAVEKALRNFGAPVYVRKQIVHNIHVVSTLERQGAIFVDDVDEVPEGAHVVFSAHGVSPAVVQGAADRNLQAIDATCPLVTKVHREATRFARDDYQILLIGHLGHEEVEGTMGHAPERTILVNSPADAPFIEVENTERLVWLSQTTLSVDETMETVRLLRERFPSLQDPPSDDICYATQNRQVAIKKVAEEAELVIVVGSANSSNTVRLVDVALENGARAAYRVDYASEIKQEWLDGVSTVGVTSGASVPEVLVQEVLSDLADAGFADVSTVVTAEEDLMFSLPKELRTDAEGNPDERGLGGRVRRLDWQAGPQ; encoded by the coding sequence GTGGGCACAATATCCAATGGCGCGAAAGCGACACTCGACCTGCCGCCCGTACCCGCTCGGCGCGAGCGGCTCAAGGATACCCCGGCACCCCGACCCAAGAAGGTGGTGCTGGCAGCACCCCGTGGATACTGCGCGGGTGTGGATCGTGCGGTGATCGCGGTCGAGAAGGCGCTGCGCAACTTCGGCGCGCCGGTGTATGTGCGCAAGCAGATCGTCCACAACATCCACGTCGTCTCGACTCTCGAGCGGCAGGGCGCGATCTTCGTCGACGACGTCGATGAAGTGCCCGAGGGTGCGCACGTCGTCTTCAGCGCGCACGGTGTCTCCCCCGCGGTCGTGCAGGGCGCGGCCGACCGCAACCTGCAGGCCATCGACGCCACCTGTCCGCTCGTCACCAAGGTGCACCGTGAGGCGACCCGCTTCGCCCGCGACGACTACCAGATCCTCCTCATCGGCCACCTCGGCCACGAGGAGGTCGAGGGGACCATGGGCCACGCTCCCGAGCGCACGATCCTCGTCAACAGCCCGGCCGATGCCCCCTTCATCGAGGTGGAGAACACCGAGCGGCTCGTGTGGCTCTCGCAGACCACGCTGAGCGTCGACGAGACCATGGAGACCGTTCGCCTTCTTCGGGAGCGCTTCCCCTCCCTGCAGGACCCCCCGAGCGACGACATCTGCTACGCGACCCAGAATCGCCAGGTGGCGATCAAGAAGGTGGCGGAGGAGGCCGAGCTCGTGATCGTGGTCGGCAGCGCCAACAGTTCCAACACCGTGCGCCTTGTCGATGTCGCGCTCGAGAACGGCGCACGTGCCGCCTACCGCGTCGACTACGCGAGCGAGATCAAGCAGGAGTGGCTCGACGGTGTCTCGACGGTCGGCGTGACGAGCGGCGCATCCGTTCCCGAGGTTCTCGTCCAGGAGGTGCTGAGCGACCTCGCCGACGCCGGTTTCGCGGATGTCTCGACCGTCGTCACCGCGGAGGAGGACCTCATGTTCTCCCTGCCCAAGGAGCTCCGCACCGACGCCGAGGGCAACCCTGACGAACGCGGACTCGGTGGCAGGGTGCGCAGGCTCGACTGGCAGGCCGGACCACAGTGA
- a CDS encoding DUF6264 family protein: MTDDRPKPRWGEYAETPPAVDYPPPTVPSPAGPPPSSDKPEPPRNTRDILITTALLLLGVFDVASMWSTFSALGTQLGPAFEQQGVGEFTSIALANSVGMWLNIARAAILVVTIIVSLVLISRGRRAFWVPLVGGVLAAIVLLVLVSYVILNDPAFMQYVGQSRG, encoded by the coding sequence GTGACGGATGACCGGCCGAAGCCCCGCTGGGGCGAATACGCCGAGACACCTCCCGCGGTCGACTACCCGCCGCCGACCGTACCGTCCCCTGCGGGCCCGCCGCCCAGCTCCGACAAGCCCGAACCCCCTCGGAACACGCGCGACATTCTCATCACCACCGCGCTGCTCCTCCTGGGCGTCTTCGACGTCGCCTCGATGTGGTCCACCTTCTCGGCGCTCGGTACCCAATTGGGGCCCGCGTTCGAGCAACAGGGTGTGGGGGAGTTCACCTCCATCGCGCTCGCCAACAGCGTGGGAATGTGGCTCAACATCGCCCGCGCCGCCATACTCGTGGTGACGATCATCGTCTCGCTCGTTCTCATCTCGCGGGGGCGCCGGGCTTTCTGGGTGCCGCTGGTCGGTGGCGTGCTCGCGGCGATCGTTCTGCTCGTTCTGGTCAGCTACGTGATCCTGAACGACCCAGCATTCATGCAGTACGTCGGACAGTCTCGGGGTTAG